A genomic segment from Anopheles maculipalpis chromosome X, idAnoMacuDA_375_x, whole genome shotgun sequence encodes:
- the LOC126563908 gene encoding dynactin subunit 4, whose product MAFFNLLNRVEYACVCGLLNPLTKLYFCRHCMKLRCGFCVCHEVDSNFCSNCLENIPSSETKIRKNRCNTCLNCPSCQHTLSVRASIATVPLHAGAESKESSPAIEDSPKMKPASGTPDTTSVAPSGTKQVTKKMYYLACLTCRWNSHDIGIPDQTAATGQWPEPEYPNATRFALLLEHYQSVVLHEKQERQELWRRKAPKKSQFPSLTDRTGLTASMVRRQMGWSDGKVQLKTTPTPIKESTASEEVDELPNELFDTEVNLKTVTTLTQRLAQPAKQSASVSQLYPQHKLLSIKRSLRCRQCDHNVIKSEYNPSSIKYRIALFAAYHVPDVRLVSCDPLRNDGSDAVLLLRITNPTINEMTITIMDLPTVEEEQLMIQELKSLALESSASSASVSHPSSLSSLNPGFVRQGTLIEEPRLIGRTVNGVLKLPDSSFVINQRDDSAEFDEVVQGHQDEPKFVVWAKANHVVIRLGVQVKPDVSIVEDIVVGFSLQYTYFNTVADKSVAPVSSTVPTAQTGSNKDQKWHALSTRIYVNLGKLQSV is encoded by the exons ATGGCCTTCTTTAATTTACTAAATCGTGTAGAATACGCGTGTGTCTGTGGCCTGCTGAACCCTCTTACCAAGCTTTACTTTTGTCGACATTGCATGAAGCTGCGCTGCGGTTTCTGCGTTTGTCATGAG GTTGATTCCAACTTTTGCTCCAACTGTTTAGAAAACATACCATCTTCCGAGACAAAGATACGCAAAAATCGCTGCAACACCTGCTTGAACTGTCCCAGCTGCCAGCATACACTGTCGGTCCGTGCCTCGATTGCTACGGTGCCTTTGCACGCTGGCGCAGAGTCAAAGGAGAGCTCACCGGCTATCGAAGATTCGCCGAAAATGAAACCGGCCAGCGGCACACCGGACACAACTTCCGTTGCGCCATCCGGTACCAAGCAAGTCACGAAGAAGATGTACTATCTGGCTTGCTTGACGTGCCGCTGGAACTCGCACGATATCGGTATTCCGGATCAGACGGCCGCTACCGGGCAGTGGCCAGAGCCGGAGTATCCCAATGCGACCCGATTCGCGCTACTACTAGAGCACTATCAGTCGGTTGTTTTGCATGAAAAGCAAGAGCGTCAGGAGCTTTGGCGTAGAAAGGCTCCGAAGAAGAGTCAATTTCCTAGCTTGACGGATCGGACTGGGCTGACGGCATCGATGGTGCGCCGTCAAATGGGATGGTCGGATGGGAAGGTGCAGCTGAAAACGACACCGACTCCAATCAAGGAGTCGACTGCGTCTGAGGAGGTAGACGAACTGCCGAACGAGCTATTCGACACTGAGGTAAATCTCAAAACGGTCACGACGCTTACCCAGCGCTTGGCACAGCCAGCCAAGCAGTCGGCTTCGGTCAGTCAACTTTATCCACAGCATAAGCTGCTCTCGATCAAACGTTCACTGCGCTGCCGACAGTGCGACCACAACGTGATCAAGTCTGAGTACAATCCTTCCTCGATCAAGTACCGTATTGCATTGTTCGCCGCTTACCATGTACCAGATGTGCGCTTGGTAAGCTGTGACCCGTTACGGAATGATGGTTCGGATGCGGTACTTCTCCTACGCATCACAAACCCCACGATCAATGAGATGACTATCACCATTATGGATTTGCCGACGGTCGAGGAAGAGCAGCTGATGATACAGGAACTGAAATCACTGGCATTGGAAAGCAGCGCATCATCTGCCAGTGTTTCGCATCCGTCATCACTGTCCAGTCTGAACCCTGGCTTTGTGCGTCAAGGCACACTGATTGAGGAACCGCGATTGATTGGTCGTACTGTGAACGGAGTACTGAAGTTACCCGACAGCAGCTTCGTTATCAATCAGCGCGACGATTCGGCCGAGTTTGACGAGGTCGTGCAGGGACATCAGGATGAACCCAA ATTTGTAGTTTGGGCCAAAGCAAATCACGTTGTTATTCGGCTTGGAGTACAGGTTAAACCAGACGTGTCCATTGTCGAGGACATAGTTGTTGGATTTTCTCTACAATATACCTACTTTAATACAGTGGCAGACAAAAGTGTGGCTCCAGTATCATCAACAGTACCAACAGCACAAACTGGTTCCAACAAAGATCAGAAATGGCATGCATTAAGTACGCGTATATATGTAAATCTTGGTAAATTGCAAAGCGTGTAG
- the LOC126563915 gene encoding uncharacterized protein LOC126563915 translates to MASRQIKCGRSCYYDPLTHIWTGLPTPPLYNINQSIGQLILTLLQRSDPMHVVQINADIDQGRAVTSREMYLRTVRIAEHLAQLGYGKDTPMAALASRNGEHVAPVMFACFALGIPINTLDVAFNVADFAHMLSVTRPTIVFCESNILDVVREAAGRASIDPEYVLFEDTVDGYRHVRDLLEPTGTEDSFEPSTLEDPATHLAVILCSSGTTGLSKGVSYSHAFCIANLPSLWLMAPTDCLLAFSSLYWLSGFASLVIGTVAQATRVITREPFTSQLAIDIMEKHRVTIAFFPPYQSNLLVNEPQLAKANLSTLRLLLCGGARVSKQLYASLRSCLPSHTHIQIGYGMSESCLISLTDGKSYRDDCVGTLYARAAARIVDDQTGQRNLPPGEPGEILLRVMVPFSGYYGNEAATNDMIGSDGWMRTGDIGYFDADGHLYVIDRKKDIIKYAGHQISPTELEALIKQLPGVLECCVVGLPGEGTDLPAALIIRTPGMIEDMVTADQVQQYVDEQVSNHKRLRGGVYFTEEMPLTPSGKIIRRKCLELIQSILKGEQLPHS, encoded by the exons ATGGCTAGCAGACAGATCAAGTGTGGTCGTAGCTGCTACTACGACCCGTTGACACATATATGGACCGGTTTACCGACTCCACCGCTGTACAACATCAACCAGAGCATTGGGCAGCTTATACTTACCCTGCTGCAGCGAAGTGACCCAATGCACGTTGTACAGATCAACGCGGACATCGATCAAGGTCGTGCAGTAACCAGTCGGGAGATGTACCTGCGTACGGTCCGTATCGCGGAGCATCTAGCGCAGCTCGGGTACGGCAAGGATACGCCTATGGCGGCCCTAGCATCCCGCAACGGCGAACACGTTGCACCGGTGATGTTCGCCTGCTTTGCTTTGGGCATCCCCATCAACACACTGGACGTAGCGTTCAACGTTGCCGATTTTGCTCACATGTTAAGTGTTACGCGTCCAACGATTGTGTTCTGTGAAAGCAATATTTTGGACGTGGTTCGTGAAGCTGCCGGACGTGCCTCGATTGATCCGGAGTATGTACTGTTTGAAGACACCGTCGATGGATATCGTCATGTGCGGGATCTGTTAGAGCCAACCGGTACTGAAGATTCTTTTGA ACCATCCACACTAGAGGATCCTGCTACACATTTGGCTGTTATTTTGTGCTCCTCCGGTACGACAGGGTTATCGAAAGGTGTTAGCTACTCTCACGCCTTCTGCATCGCCAATCTACCGTCGCTATGGCTAATGGCTCCAACGGATTGTCTGCTCGCCTTTAGCTCGCTGTACTGGCTATCCGGCTTTGCTTCACTGGTGATTGGTACCGTTGCACAGGCAACGCGCGTCATCACTCGTGAACCATTTACATCGCAACTAGCCATTGACATAATGGAGAAGCATCGCGTGACAATCGCCTTCTTCCCGCCTTATCAATCAAATCTTCTCGTAAACGAGCCACAATTGGCAAAAGCTAACCTATCCACACTGCGGTTATTGCTCTGTGGCGGTGCACGTGTATCGAAGCAGCTGTATGCATCGTTGCGGAGCTGCCTGCCGTCCCATACGCACATTCAAATCGGTTACGGTATGTCCGAATCCTGCCTAATCTCGCTAACAGACGGCAAGAGCTACCGAGATGATTGTGTCGGTACACTGTATGCACGGGCTGCGGCTCGGATTGTAGACGATCAGACAGGTCAGCGTAATCTGCCCCCCGGCGAACCGGGAGAAATTTTGTTACGCGTAATGGTTCCCTTTTCCGGGTACTACGGCAATGAGGCCGCTACGAACGATATGATAGGATCAGATGGTTGGATGCGTACCGGTGATATTGGATACTTCGACGCGGATGGACATCTGTATGTAATTGATCGCAAGAAGGACATCATCAAGTACGCAGGCCATCAAATATCTCCAACAGAATTGGAGGCACTAATCAAACAATTGCCGGGTGTTCTTGAATGCTGTGTCGTTGGACTACCGGGTGAAGGGACCGATCTGCCAGCGGCGCTAATAATCCGCACGCCTGGAATGATTGAAGACATGGTTACCGCTGACCAGGTACAGCAGTATGTGGACGAACAAGTATCCAACCATAAGCGACTCAGGGGAGGGGTATATTTTACAGAGGAGATGCCGCTGACTCCTTCGGGAAAAATAATACGCCGCAAGTGTCTTGAACTTATTCAAAGCATTCTCAAAGGCGAGCAACTACCACATTCCTAA